The nucleotide sequence TGATTTTAGATATCCTGAATTTGATATGATGTTTTTGGAGTACAGAACCACTTTGAAAAAGGTGCAGGAATGCATAGAAAATGGTGATTATATAGGCGGTTTAACTATCTTAGAGGTAGAGATGAGTGGTGAGCTGATATTTGTTCAGGAAAATTTGGATACCTATATGAAAGATATAGTAGATGAGGAAATAGAGGAATATAAGTATAATTAAAAGAGTGGGAAACCACTCTTAATTTATGTACATAATAAAGGAGTAAAATTATGAAAAAATGGTTGGTTATCATGGGGATGACTCTATTTATGGGGTGTTCAAACAGCGAGATATTAAAGATAGAGGAGGATACTCCAATTCCTGTAGTTACAAAAAAAGGAGACAGTTATATATTTTTAGATGACCTAGAGCATAGATCTACAACTAAATATATGATCTATGATGGGGATAAAAAACAGCTGAAAATATTAATCAGAGTGAGAAAAAATGATATAGAAAAGATAAATTTAGTCTTAGATGGGGATAAAAAAGAAATGGAATCCCTGGGATCCCGTGGAGAGTATGAAATTTTTTCAGTAAATATAGAAGAGATAAACAAGAAAAATATAAACTATTATTTTGAGGTAATAGATGGCAAATTTAAGTATTTTTATGGAAAAGAATCATCGTATTATCCAGATAATATGACTGCATTTTCATATACTATAGAAGATAAGCAGAGGGAAATTCCTGCTTGGGCTGAGGGAATGGTCTGGTACTCTATCTATGTGGATAGTTTTCGAGATGGAGATAAAAAAAATAGCCCTATCTATTCAGAGTTTGGTCCTGGTTATTATTTTAGACCTAGTGGAAGACTCAGTGACGGAACTTTAAGATCAGAATTGATCTCTCCGGAAAAGTGGCAGACAAAGGGAACTCTTCAAGGGTTTGAAATAACAGATTGGGGAGATGACTGGAATACTCCTCCATATCCAGAGGTCGAAGCTAAAAACAGATATTTTTCCTATGCAGAAAAAAATACTAGAAGATATGGGGGAGACCTTCAAGGAATAATGGGAAAATTAGATTATCTTAAAGGACTAGGAGTTGAAGGTATAAAATTATCTCCTGTATATTATTCAAATTCAAGTCATAAACTGGATACTATAGATTATGGGCACATCTCTCCAGACTATGGAGTGACAGATAAAAGTTCATACAGAGAATTAGAAAATGGTTTAGGAAGTGATGTTTGGACTAATTCAGATAAATTATTTCAAAATTTAGTGGATGAGATCCATAAGAAAAATATGAGAGTGGTATTGGATATTAATTTTTCATATGTATCAGCTGAATTTTTTGCATATAAAGATCTCTTGAAAAATGGGGATAATTCAAAATATAAAAACTGGTTTATCCTAGAGGGAAATCAGTTGTCGAAAAATACAAAGAATGAAAATAAAAAAATACTTTTAAACCTAGAGGATGAATCACTACAGGATTATTTGATTGCAGCGACAACAAAATGGGTTAAAGGTTATAAAAATAAGGGAATAGATGGATATTATGTGAAAAATAATCTGAACAATAAAGTGTTTTTAACCAGGTGGAAAAAAGCACTTTTAGAAATAGACAATGAATTTATCTTAGTTGGAGAATCTACTGGGGAAAATGAAAATTATTTTGGGAAAAATGGTTTTGATATCATAGGTTCATATGAGTTAGGGGCTTGGATGCAGGGGTTATTTGGAAATAATAACAGCAGCAGCATCGAGACAGTAAAGGGTGGTATGAAAATTTACAGTATTAAAACTCCCAGGTGGAATTTTATAGAATCCTATGATACTGATAGATTTTATTCTAGTTTGGTAAATCCAAACAGGGAATTTGACAGGTTAAATAATTATGGCAGAGATGATTATATAAATATCAGACCTGATTTAGTGGATAAAAACGCTGTGAAAAAATTAAAATTAGCTGCTTTAATTCAGTTAACTATAGATGGAAGCCCAGTGATATACTATGGGAATGAGAAAGCAATGTGGGGTGCAGATGCTCCTGATAGCAGAAAACCAATGATATGGGATGATATAAAGTTTGAAAATGAAACTGATAGTCTGAAAAAATATAGTAAGAATAGAGGAAAGTTAGCTAAGATATTCAAGACCGATCTTATAAAAGACGAGATATCTTATGACGTAGTTACCGATAAAACTTTGGAAGGTTGGTATAAACAAATTTCTGAATTCAGAAAATTTGATGAGGAGTTAATGAAAAATGGTAATCTGGAAATACTGGATCTGGACAGAGATAAATATCTGGAAGATGGTAGTCTGGAAAAAATATCAGAAACGGATGTGCTTTCATATAAGAGGGAGTATAAGGGTAGAAGTGCAATTATAGTAATAAACAGATCTAATCTAAAGAAAACAGTGGAACTGCCGGTACAGGGGAAAAAAGGTTATACAGATTATTACTCTGGGAAAAGATATAATATCCTGGGGGATAAAGTCAGGGTAGAATTAGAAGGTTATGGTTACCTGATTTTATACAGAAGGGTGGATTTTGATTAATAACTTAATCATCTGTGATTAAAATGTGGACTATTTAATGTTTGAAATATGGAATTTTATATGCTAGAATTTTAAAAGAAAAGTAAAATAATATTTGGGAGGCACAAAATGAGAAAAACGATAATTGCAGGAAACTGGAAGATGAACAAAACACATAAAGAAGCAGCTAACACATTGAAGAACTTAGCTGAATTAGTAATAGATAAAGAAAACTTAGGTGGAGTAGAAGTAATCATAGGAGCTCCTTTTACAGCATTAGAATCAGCAGTAAGAGCTACTGAAAATACACCAATAGCTATCGCAGCAGAAAACATGAATGCAAATGAATCTGGAGCATTTACTGGAGAAATATCTGCAACTATGTTAAAAGAATTAGGAGTAGAATATGTAATCTTAGGACATTCTGAAAGAAGAGCTATGTATGGTGAAACTGATGCAATTGTAAATGCAAAAGTATTAGCTGCATTAAAAGCAGGATTAAAGCCGATCTTATGTATCGGAGAGCAATTAGAAGATAGAGAGTCTGGAAAAACTAACGAAGTTAACGGAACTCAATTAAAAGGTGGATTAGTTGGAGTAACAGCTGAAGATATGGCTAACGTAATCGTAGCATATGAGCCAGTATGGGCTATCGGAACTGGAGTAACAGCAACTCCTGAGATGGCAGAAGAAACTCATGCATTCGTAAGAAGTGTATTAGTAGAATTATACGGAAATGACGTAGCTGAAGACGTTACTGTTCAATATGGTGGATCTATGAAACCAGGAAATGCAAAAGAATTATTAGCACAAAAAAATATAGATGGTGGATTAGTTGGAGGAGCTGCATTAGATGCAGAAGTATTCTACGGTATCATCGCAGCAGGAAAATAATAAATTAAATTTAAGAAACGTGAAGTTTCATTGAGAAAAGGCACGGAGTAATCTGTGCCTTTTAAAATATAATATGGAGGGA is from Psychrilyobacter atlanticus DSM 19335 and encodes:
- a CDS encoding alpha amylase N-terminal ig-like domain-containing protein translates to MKKWLVIMGMTLFMGCSNSEILKIEEDTPIPVVTKKGDSYIFLDDLEHRSTTKYMIYDGDKKQLKILIRVRKNDIEKINLVLDGDKKEMESLGSRGEYEIFSVNIEEINKKNINYYFEVIDGKFKYFYGKESSYYPDNMTAFSYTIEDKQREIPAWAEGMVWYSIYVDSFRDGDKKNSPIYSEFGPGYYFRPSGRLSDGTLRSELISPEKWQTKGTLQGFEITDWGDDWNTPPYPEVEAKNRYFSYAEKNTRRYGGDLQGIMGKLDYLKGLGVEGIKLSPVYYSNSSHKLDTIDYGHISPDYGVTDKSSYRELENGLGSDVWTNSDKLFQNLVDEIHKKNMRVVLDINFSYVSAEFFAYKDLLKNGDNSKYKNWFILEGNQLSKNTKNENKKILLNLEDESLQDYLIAATTKWVKGYKNKGIDGYYVKNNLNNKVFLTRWKKALLEIDNEFILVGESTGENENYFGKNGFDIIGSYELGAWMQGLFGNNNSSSIETVKGGMKIYSIKTPRWNFIESYDTDRFYSSLVNPNREFDRLNNYGRDDYINIRPDLVDKNAVKKLKLAALIQLTIDGSPVIYYGNEKAMWGADAPDSRKPMIWDDIKFENETDSLKKYSKNRGKLAKIFKTDLIKDEISYDVVTDKTLEGWYKQISEFRKFDEELMKNGNLEILDLDRDKYLEDGSLEKISETDVLSYKREYKGRSAIIVINRSNLKKTVELPVQGKKGYTDYYSGKRYNILGDKVRVELEGYGYLILYRRVDFD
- the tpiA gene encoding triose-phosphate isomerase: MRKTIIAGNWKMNKTHKEAANTLKNLAELVIDKENLGGVEVIIGAPFTALESAVRATENTPIAIAAENMNANESGAFTGEISATMLKELGVEYVILGHSERRAMYGETDAIVNAKVLAALKAGLKPILCIGEQLEDRESGKTNEVNGTQLKGGLVGVTAEDMANVIVAYEPVWAIGTGVTATPEMAEETHAFVRSVLVELYGNDVAEDVTVQYGGSMKPGNAKELLAQKNIDGGLVGGAALDAEVFYGIIAAGK